AGCATAGCAGCTTGACGCGATCGCATCAAGCTATAATTTTTCTACAGCCTAATTTTATAGTTCAGAAGAATGTTAAGCTAGATCATCTTATTGAAATTTATTAAATTAGTGCGATCGCAACTCCTAAAAAAATGAATCAATCCCCTATTATTCCAACCCTTAGTGATTTGATAGAACCACTCATAAAAGCTCTAAAAACTTTGGGCGGTTCTGGAACTGTTCAGGAAATTTATGATAAAGTCTGCGAACTTGAAAATTTTTCAGATGTTCAACAAAATATACTGCATAAACAAGGGCCGAATACAGAAATAGCTTATCGTTTAGCTTGGGCTAGAACTAATTTAAGAATTTATGGCGCATTAGAAAATGTACGTCGAGGGGTCTGGTCTTTAACAGAAAAAGGACGTAACCTCGAAGCAATTGATATTACAGAAATCAATAAAGCTGTCCAAAAATCAACGAAACAGAAATTCAAATTAGTTTCTGATGGTCAAAATGATTTAGAAAATAATCAAGAAATAATAATTGATCCTGCTGATTTTCCTATTACAAATGATAAATCAGAGCGTGATTTTATAAAAGATAATAGTAAAATTCCGGTAGATTCAGATATTTGGATAGAAAAACTATTGAAAGTTTTGCAACAAATTCCTCCTGATAGTTTTGAACGGTTATGTCAACGAATTTTAAGAGAATCTGGATTTATTAAAGTTGAAGTAACCGGAAGAAAAGGAGATGGGGGAATTGATGGAATAGGAGTCTTAAAAATTGCCCTTTTGAGTTTTCAAGTATTCTTTCAATGTAAACGTTATACGGGTTCTGTTGGCCCTTCTGAAATTCGAGATTTCCGAGGTGCTATGGTAGGAAGAACCGATAAAGGTTTATTTCTAACCACAGGAACTTTTACCAGTTCAGCCAAACAAGAAGCAACCCGTGACGGTGCGCCTGTATTGGATTTAATTGATGGGGAACAACTTTGTCAAATTCTCAAAGATTTGAATTTAGGAGTCGAAACAAAAATGATTGAAGTTGTTGAAATTGATCAAAATTGGTTTAATCATTTATAATTGCTATGCTATAATTAAATACTAACCCAACCCAGAAACACTTTACCAATTCTCGATTATGCTTGTATTTTTTATTCATGGTGTCGCCACAAGAGATGCTTGCTACTCATCAAATTTACAACAACTGATCAAAGCAGAATTTAGTCACCGGGAAGAAAAGAATCCTCATTTTTATGCTAGTTTTTGGGGTTCTGCTTTAACGGATATGGGGAAAATATGGAATGGTATTGATGAAGATTTAGCAGCCGTTAAAAAGAAATATTCTAAAAGTGATAGTGAAGAGTTTTTGAAATATCGATCGTTTAGAGAAGGTTTCTTTTCTCAATTTATCGGGGATTTCTTTACCTATATGAATCCTGATAAGGGTCGAAAAATTCGCAAAACCATCGCTGAACAACTCTATGATTTTATCGAGGAAAACCCTAATAATTCTGAACTTCATATTGTTGCCCATTCGTTAGGAACTGTAATTCTATGGGATGTTTTATTTTCAGATCGATTTTCAGCGAAAGATCCCGCTTTATCGATTCGAGCTATGATTCGACAATTGGAAAATCAGACAGATACAGATGTGAAACTTAAACATCAGGTTAATTTGAGCAGTATCACGCTCATAGGTTCGCCCATTTTATTGATTAATACGATGTTAGATGTACGTCCCGAAAAAGTCGAGCAATTTGCTCATTCCTATTCTTCTGAACAGCCTTTAAGATGGCTTAATTTAATTCATGGTTCCGACTTAATGGCTTATCCTTTAAAAGCGAATTTACATCTGGCTGAAAATAGTTATCTAAAATTTGAAGATGAGTATTTATTAGAGGATGCTAACTGGGTTGAAAAAATAGCTAGAAGTTTAGGTCAAAATGACTTAGCAATGGCTGTGAGTTCTAGTGATGCCCATAATAGTTATTGGAATTGTCCTCACACTGCTAGATTAATTACTAATAATATTTTGAATCAACTTGACAATAATGGTTTAGTCTAAAAAAAATATTAAATCTCAAAAATTTATAGTGATAATGAACTTCAATTCGGTGGCTATGTGGGTTGGATAGATCAGGAAGGGTTAATGAAAAAACTAGAGTTAATAAAGGGTTTAATGATTAACCGTTAATTCATCTAAATGTAAAAAGCTGTTGAGTGAGGATTTAGATTTCGTCGAAAAAAGAAGGACTTATACAAAAAGATTGGCTGAGGGTTTGAATTTCCCTAACTCTAGTCCAAAATTCGATAATACTAATTTAACGCTATTCTGCAATAATAATAAATTGGTGTTTAATTTAGGAAACATAACGATGCGACTGTCTCAAATGCTATTTGTCACCCTGCGGGAAGATCCCAAAGAAGCAGAAATTCCCAGTCATAAACTATTAGTCCGTGCTGGATATATCCGGCGCATCGGAAGTGGAATTTATGCTTATCTTCCTTTAATGTGGCGAGTTCTGCAAAAAGTTTCTCAAATTGTCCGAGAAGAAATGAACGCCACAGGAGCCCAAGAATGTCTACTTCCCCAAGTTCAACCTGCGGAACTCTGGCGCGAGTCGGGACGGTGGGATACCTATACTAAAGCCGAGGGAATTATGTTTTCCCTCACTGACCGTCGTAAACGGGAATTAGCATTAGGGCCCACCCATGAGGAAGTGATCACAACTATTGCGAAAGAAATGATTCGTTCCCATCAACAATTACCGATTCATTTATATCAAATTCAAACGAAGTTTAGAGATGAAATTCGTCCTCGGTTTGGGTTAATGCGGGGACGAGAATTTATTATGAAAGATGGTTATTCTTTCCATAGCGATGAGGAAAGTTTGAAGAAAACCTATCGAGATATGGATCAAGCTTATCGCAATATGTTAAGTCGTTGTGGGTTACAATATCGCGCCGTAGAAGCTGATTCTGGAGCTATTGGAGGAAGTGGTTCTCAAGAATTTATGGTCTTAGCAGAAGCGGGAGAAGATGAAGTTCTCTACACCGAAGATGGCAAATATGCCGCTAATACTGAAAAAGCTGTATCCCTTCCGGTTGATGCTGAACTTTCTAGCTTTACAGAATATCAAAAGTTAGAAACTCCCAATACTAACACCATTGAAACTTTAGCCAATTTCTTGAAATGTTCTGCGACCCAAATTGTTAAGAATGTTCTTTATCAAGTTGCTTATGATAATGGGATAACGGTTTTAGTTTTAGTGAGTATTCGCGGAGATCAGGAGGTTAATGAAGTTAAATTGCAAAATGAATTAACTAAATTAGCTTCTGAATTTGGCGCGAAAACGATATTATCTTTAACAGTTCCTGATCAAGAAGCTCAAGAAAAATGGGCAGCAAAACCGTTGCCTTTAGGCTATATTTCTCCTAATTTAGAAGATAGTTATATTACCTCCGCTCCGAAGGAGGGTATCTATTCCAAATTTGTCAGAATAGTAGATCAAACCGCCGTTGAATTAAAGAATTTTGTTACTGGCGCGGATGAATCAGGATATCATGTTGTTGGAGCAAATTGGGGGAAAGAATTTACGTTACCTAAAAGTATTGTAGATATTAGAAAAGCTCAAAAAGGCGATCGCGCTGTTCATGATCCGAGCCAAATTTTAGACAGTGCGAGAGGAATTGAAGTCGGTCATATTTTCCAACTGGGGATTAAATATTCTCAAGCAATGGGAGCAACTTTTACCAATGAACAGGGAGAAGAATTACCGTTAGTCATGGGATGTTATGGCGTTGGGGTATCTCGGTTAGCACAATCGGCTGTTGAACAATCTTATGATAAAGATGGGATTATTTGGCCTGTGGCGATCGCACCTTATCAAGTGATTATTGCGATTCCGAATATTACCGACGTTCAACAGATGGAAATAGCTGAAAAACTCTATACAGAATTGAAGCAAGCGGGTATTGAAACCTTACTCGATGATCGCAATGAACGGGCCGGGGTAAAATTCAAAGATGCGGATTTAATTGGCATCCCCTATCGGATTGTAACCGGGCGTTCAATTAAATCGGGTAAGGTGGAATGGGTAGAACGAGCCACCCACAACGCCCAAGAAATCGCCATTGA
The sequence above is drawn from the Planktothrix serta PCC 8927 genome and encodes:
- a CDS encoding restriction endonuclease — protein: MNQSPIIPTLSDLIEPLIKALKTLGGSGTVQEIYDKVCELENFSDVQQNILHKQGPNTEIAYRLAWARTNLRIYGALENVRRGVWSLTEKGRNLEAIDITEINKAVQKSTKQKFKLVSDGQNDLENNQEIIIDPADFPITNDKSERDFIKDNSKIPVDSDIWIEKLLKVLQQIPPDSFERLCQRILRESGFIKVEVTGRKGDGGIDGIGVLKIALLSFQVFFQCKRYTGSVGPSEIRDFRGAMVGRTDKGLFLTTGTFTSSAKQEATRDGAPVLDLIDGEQLCQILKDLNLGVETKMIEVVEIDQNWFNHL
- the proS gene encoding proline--tRNA ligase → MRLSQMLFVTLREDPKEAEIPSHKLLVRAGYIRRIGSGIYAYLPLMWRVLQKVSQIVREEMNATGAQECLLPQVQPAELWRESGRWDTYTKAEGIMFSLTDRRKRELALGPTHEEVITTIAKEMIRSHQQLPIHLYQIQTKFRDEIRPRFGLMRGREFIMKDGYSFHSDEESLKKTYRDMDQAYRNMLSRCGLQYRAVEADSGAIGGSGSQEFMVLAEAGEDEVLYTEDGKYAANTEKAVSLPVDAELSSFTEYQKLETPNTNTIETLANFLKCSATQIVKNVLYQVAYDNGITVLVLVSIRGDQEVNEVKLQNELTKLASEFGAKTILSLTVPDQEAQEKWAAKPLPLGYISPNLEDSYITSAPKEGIYSKFVRIVDQTAVELKNFVTGADESGYHVVGANWGKEFTLPKSIVDIRKAQKGDRAVHDPSQILDSARGIEVGHIFQLGIKYSQAMGATFTNEQGEELPLVMGCYGVGVSRLAQSAVEQSYDKDGIIWPVAIAPYQVIIAIPNITDVQQMEIAEKLYTELKQAGIETLLDDRNERAGVKFKDADLIGIPYRIVTGRSIKSGKVEWVERATHNAQEIAIEDVVSTLKQNIQAALGD
- a CDS encoding alpha/beta hydrolase family protein; amino-acid sequence: MLVFFIHGVATRDACYSSNLQQLIKAEFSHREEKNPHFYASFWGSALTDMGKIWNGIDEDLAAVKKKYSKSDSEEFLKYRSFREGFFSQFIGDFFTYMNPDKGRKIRKTIAEQLYDFIEENPNNSELHIVAHSLGTVILWDVLFSDRFSAKDPALSIRAMIRQLENQTDTDVKLKHQVNLSSITLIGSPILLINTMLDVRPEKVEQFAHSYSSEQPLRWLNLIHGSDLMAYPLKANLHLAENSYLKFEDEYLLEDANWVEKIARSLGQNDLAMAVSSSDAHNSYWNCPHTARLITNNILNQLDNNGLV